Genomic segment of Malus domestica chromosome 15, GDT2T_hap1:
taagcCCAAGggtgagaagaaaaaaattgaattttacaaaaagtttattaatattttaaatgaataaaaaaaatatttgtttgccatgtggcacaaatgtggcagccacgtcagctctcaatggatcaatggatggaaaatataACGaacatattatattaaaataaaatagtacgtaaggtattaaaatgaaattttttgaaaatgttgtatgagattgcaataAACCTCAAACATAAGgtggtaaaatataatttaccgTAGATGCAATCATGCAATGACGATTTTGTTTTGCATTTTGTAAAGGCCGAATTAATGTACTTTAATTTTCACTTTCgttcttttaattttacttttggttaatatttttcaTCCGTATAATTTTGTGATCTTTTCACCTCAGTCCAACTTGTCAACTAACTTTATGGTATGTTTACAAACTCGTAATCATAATCAAAACATGGAATTAGATTTCAATTACGggatgaaaaattttatttgaactcatataaCTTATTTTTACACTTAACTTACTCTCTTCACCTATATTACTCTTAATTAAACAATCAATATCTCTTCAAACCCAAATTTACCACCTAAACTACCCGCATAATCTAAttcaatatataaattttttcttaacccatttagaaaaaaaaaaaaaaaaaaagaacgcaTTAACCCGTTGGTTGTAAATGGAAAAGTGGACATAATTATAGCCTATTTGAGTTGCAGCATTTTGTGATAACAACGCTTGTAGCATGCAAAGCTCCATGGGAAATTCTTCTGAAATTAAGTTATTATTCaacataaaaaggaaaagatttGGAAAACAGCATTGTTGCCACCACCATCTCATATGACCACTTTATCATGGTAATAATCACCatgttaaatgattaaaatttgaaaaacatcaATGCTTATTCATAATTAGTCATTAAAATATGTGTCAATCCACAAATTCTATCAAAATTTCTGATAAAAGTCTCACAAACTCCATTATAATCCAAATAGAGTTTCAGTTCCACATGGATCAAGATCAAAATTCAATCAATCAGAATTCCTTGACAAATCCAAGCTTCGTACGCTTTACGGAACATCTAGTCCACTTAAATAGTGGAATATTGGGAGACTCCTTTGGGGTTGAAAAAGGCACACAAAAGAATATAAAACGTAACTTCATGTTTTCATATTCCCTCATAGCAAAATTACTAGTAATACATCACCACACAGACATCAGGAAAGAGATGCAAGATATAATGTTACAGACTAACATGACTGCTGAGATGGCTTGCCACACCAGTGATGTTCAATTGACATGTTCTTTTCCCACTGTTGACCCTATTGGTGTGTTACATACTGCAGTTCAGTTCGACTCAacttaacatgcttattttacAAACGAGATAACCACAAATCCTAATTCAATTCCAACAATTATATTTCACAACAGTTCACATGTGTTTAATTGAGTGTTCGATATCGCAAATTTGTCCAATAAGTAACCTTGCACGACTGTATATACCTCCTTGTTGTGAAACTCTTTCGTTTCACTTCTCTCTACCACTATCATCACCATGCCCCCACCCCAATCCTCCACCACCCCATCACCATGTCGCCACAATCACCATCCCTACTACTATTGTAGCCACTTAAGACAATACATATAATATCACTATCTTGCCAACAATTACCATGGGACACTTGTACCAGCATCATTGTCACCACCACCTCATACGACCACTTTATCACGGTAATAATCACCATGTCAAatgattaaaatttgaaaaacagcAATGCTTATTCATAGTTAgtcattaatatatatatacatatatatacatgcttatatatgcatatatgctTAATATGTGGATGCATATTAATATGTTAAGTCTTTGACGAGACTAGTGACCATATCGATAATATCTTTAGATCATTCGTGATCTATTTTGACCACATGGTCATCAGGTGATGAGTTGTGTAGCTATCTTCGGCCGTAGATTTGTTTGCAAGTTATATTTGTCCTAGTGGACGCTAGGGTTGATGATTATTACTGGTATTGAGATTAACTAGTTGATGCTAGTATATTTCCTGCTTGCTATACTTATGTTAGTGGATGCTAGCATGACTGATTGATTGAATGTATGATTTCTGGATTTGACTTGATGGTTTTTCGTTGATATTGATGAATGAGACTTTACTATTATGGTAGTATTATATTATATAGTTTTTtactatatatgttttcaaaacaggggttattatgtttaaatgaaaattttataattGTGATAAAACTGGTCTACTCACGTTTTGTTTTATCGACCCCTTCAGGATGTAACGAGACTAAGGAGAACATCGGTGGGGACGAGTGGGCTTGGCAGTGAGGCTTTCAACCTCTGGGTTTTGGGTGATGACTCATTTACTACAGTTTTATCTATGTTGTAATAATTATTGCACGATCGCACTTTTGATTATACATAGCACTGCACTTTGTTGTATTTACTGCTGTGTGAAACTTCTAGCTACTATGATGTGATGTGATTAATAACGGGATCAAACCCGAGATAATACCCCCAAGTAAGAAGGATGATAAGTACTTATGTAGCAGCTTTGAATTTATTATTTCAATGAACATCTTTTGGTTCAAATTCTTATACATCATAAATATCTTACTATGGCTTCGTTATTAAGTTGGTTTGTGACGTCATCTACAGATGGGGTTATATAGTCAATTTAATGTCAGCCATCACATCTCGACCTCGTAACTTGTGCGCCATCATTATCTCCAATTTAAGTAGATTATTGTTATACTTGGTCAAATAAAACTGagatgaagaaacaaaatttccCTGTTGTTTTTTGAAAAAGGATTTTTATAGATATACGAGAAGATGAAGTAGGTCCTCTTCGTCAATCGTAGTCGTACAATGGAATACTCTTGGAGAAGCACTTATCAAAACTATCCGGGTGGGACTTTGTTGATCATTGTAGGATTTATCTATTAGATAAATAAAATGTTAATCCATCTAAATGAGGGTGTTTGATTGATATAAtttatctttattattattGGTATAGttagaagaaaattaaaagatatTCATACTGGAATATACTTAGGATTTTCATGGACTAATTTGTCATTCTCCACTCTTCCGAACCACTATATAAGGAAGACTTGAGTGAAAGAAAAACACAACAAGAAAAGCAAAGGTTTTCATAGTTTATATTCATTCTAGGGCCCGACGATCTTTGAAGTTCTAGACGTACACTAAATTACATAAGGATGGccataagtaaaaaaaaaaacagaaagaaacgCTTAAATGGATGGAATCAAATTGAGACAATCAAAATCGATATGATCATATGAAACATGAATtaatttgcaaaaaaaaaaaaaaaaaacacatgaatTATTTACTCGGGGCAAAAGGGCCTGTTGGAACTATCCTTGTGACTAGGAATATTGAAGTGCCTCAACCTCCCTTCTTGTTTTTTCATGTACCCTTCACAAAGAAAAGCCTTGGAGAACTTATCTTCCACATCCCTATTCACATCATGCACAAACACATCAGTCTCTCCCCCCTCTTTGTTCCTGGCCATCATCCCAGCCGTATAAATGGCACTCATCCTCCCTGGTGCTTCATCATGATACCCTGTGGGTGCATCCACCATGATCAAATCCCATTTTATCTCATACACTTCACTGGGCAACCCCTTGAGTGCCAGCTGGCATACGCTATACCTAGGATCACCAACTGCAGTGCACTCAGGCCCCTTCCCAACATCCATGAGACTGTTAGCCTCGTTCACTTTGCTATCGTATGTGACATGGTACGATTCCAAAGTGGGGAAGCGGCGCCGGATTTGCTCTATCCATGACTCGTCTTCTTCGAGGAAAATGGTGCGTCCGCCGTGGTTGAGGGAAGTCCACATGAGGCTGTCGTGGCCTAGGCCGAAGACGAGGAAGTTGCAGGGCGATTTCTTGTCCAAGACCTTGGATGTGACTGAGATTTCTTTTAGGGTTTGTTGTGGGGTGATGGTGGAGGTTGTGTAGTGGATTAGGGCTTTGGCTAGGGAGGTTGGAATCTTGTTGCAAGTCCCTGTGGAGTCACAATTTGTTGATTTTTCGTGATCATCTTTGGCTTGTTTCCCCGAAATGGGGGATTTTTCATTGGAGGAAGCTGGTGATGAATCAGAACTTGTCCTGAAGACAAAGATGACAACCAAAGCAAGGAAAATTCCAAGGAGGAGAAGCTTAACATTGAAAGTTGGATAGGTTTTGGTTCTCATGGTTTGGCTGGTTTTATCTGGTTTTTTGTGTGTCTTTGATCAGTATGTGTGGAGAGAAATAGGTTAAGATGAGAGGTTGGAACCCTAAACCAagcatatatatgtgtatgcGCATATAATTTctgtaatatatatatgtatatgcatgtatgtatatgtaacGGTTTTGACTAATTTGGTAGAGTGAGTTGGAGGAAGAAAGAGACTGGGTTGATGAGGAGGCGTTGCGTTGTAGTACTTGTATTGGATGCTTAAACACGAAGGGAAGGAAGTTGGTTCGGATGCTTAATTGATCAAGACATAAGAGCTGCTAGGATTCTTTGTGAAGCAAAGGGATCAAGTTAAGGTGGGTAGATCTACGAGTTCCATTTGGTTGCAGGTCTCAATTGTTTGGCCATTTTTAAATTCTGAGATTTGTTTAGTGGCTGCTTAATTTCCTGAGTTTGGAGGTGTTGATGATAGAGTACTAGGTTTTATTTATGGagttgttattgacacttcaaaaaCGTATTATAGGTATCATGCATAATAAAACTCGATTTTGCTTATCCTCCTTAATCAGGATGTATGTAGCGTTACCCCGCTATCGATTTGTGCCATGTGTTTACAAACTAACCATGAATAGCTCATACATGTAATTATTTCTtgcgaaaaagaaaagaaattaaattaattaattaataaacttACCATCTACTCTTTCTTCAGTTTACACTCATTAATTTAGTTTATTGGAATCTTAAATTGCCAAATGTATACTTTTCTCTTAtatggaaattgaaatgaataTAGGGATTCCAAAtattccaaaaaaaattataggaattttgaatttctgatccaatttttttttttttttcaaaatgttCTTAGCTTGAAAAATTCCAATTCTTTATAGGtatttacaaaaacaaaatattattttgtaagggtaatgctagggagaacaaatttttaaaccaaatgatgtggtcgTCAATAATTGGAATGTTAAGTATcgattaacgtacttattttttattgttaacacatcatttgatttagaaATTTTGTCTACCCTATCATTATCCATTTTGTaatcaatttttgtatttttatcatGTTCATTGTTAGTTTAGATACATTTTATTCATAGTCTTTATAGTTAATCACAGAAATGGATTTAAGTTTTAATCAAATTATTATTGAAGGGGACTCCAGGATTTTGATTCAAGCAATAAAACAAGGGTGATGCTATCTACACTAATTTTTACTTTCTA
This window contains:
- the LOC103402442 gene encoding glucuronoxylan 4-O-methyltransferase 1 codes for the protein MRTKTYPTFNVKLLLLGIFLALVVIFVFRTSSDSSPASSNEKSPISGKQAKDDHEKSTNCDSTGTCNKIPTSLAKALIHYTTSTITPQQTLKEISVTSKVLDKKSPCNFLVFGLGHDSLMWTSLNHGGRTIFLEEDESWIEQIRRRFPTLESYHVTYDSKVNEANSLMDVGKGPECTAVGDPRYSVCQLALKGLPSEVYEIKWDLIMVDAPTGYHDEAPGRMSAIYTAGMMARNKEGGETDVFVHDVNRDVEDKFSKAFLCEGYMKKQEGRLRHFNIPSHKDSSNRPFCPE